The Oxobacter pfennigii genome includes the window TACATTTAAAATCGAAGCAAGCTCTTCTTCTTTCAATCGAAAGTTAGAATCCAGCTGATTTTGGATGATACTTTCCTTCAGGGTAGTATAGATAGCATCACTTATTTGAAGTTGTTTTACATTTTTAAGATAATCAGATTTTATTTTTTCCATGCTAAGCTCACTCCCTATTTTTTGCAAATATGTCTTCAAGATGTAAATTATAATGTTTTATCATAATATCGGATAAAATTTCTTTGCTGGCATTTTTGTTGTTGATAAAATATTCTACGATTTTTCCATGATCTTCGATGATAATTGAGCTTAAATCATTAAGCTGCAATACATTAATTCCCCACATCAGCCTGTCAAAGGCATTTCGCATTGCCTTCATAACTTCATTATTTTTTGTGCAAAGAGCTAAGGTCATATGAAATTTTCTATCAAGTTCGTGGTTTGTTGTCTCTTGCTCCCGGTTTAAACTTTCTGACAGCATGATAGAAGAGATATGGTCATGTATGTTGATTAACTCTATAGAGGCTGAAGATAGGACGTTTAACATTTCATTGATTTTTATAATATCTTCTAATGTCACATTTTCAACTACATATCCTTTACCTTTAGAAAACTTTAAATAGTGATCAAACTCTAACAACTTTAATGCCTCTCGGACGGAATTTTGACTTACATCTAATTCCTGTGCAATATTTATATCGTCTATTTTTTGCTCCGGAGACAAAATTCCCGTTATAATAGCCTGAGCTATTGTCAAATAAATGCTGGTAGATATTTTTTTCCTTGCACCAATCTTTTGATAAATTTCTAAAAGGCCAGACATTTTATCCCCTCCATATAAAATCAATTTCAGAGTCGAAGCATTACTACAAGGATAAAACTAATGCATGACACAAAGCCTTAATTCAATTCTAACTGCGTATTTATCAAAGAAGAATAAAAGGATGAAAAAGGAATAGTTATTGTATTTATTGCGATTTGAATCTATAAGGAGTTCAGAAAAAGTATAATAGAATTTGTCAAAATGTACAATAGATTTTTTAAAAAAACAAATGTTTATAGTTATAAGCAAATGTTTGATTAGACATTAAAATATGGCGTGATGTATATTGAGATTAAACTAAGGAGGGATATAAAATGGTCAATAATGCAGAAAAACTACAAAAAGAGAGGTATGACCTTTTCGACAAATTATATACAGGTCAGATACCAAAGAGAGTTCCATTAGGACATTATGTGTACAATCCATTTGCAATTCAGTTTGCGGGCTATGATTTGTTTGAATCCCAGTGGGATACGGCTGGTCTGTTGTCAAAGGCTTGCGATGAATTTTGTTCCCAGGTCTTCACGGATATTGTGCCGGTTGCATCTACGATTATACCTTATCCTTATCAGGTATTGGCTTCACGTTCATACAAGATGAGTAAAACCGGTTTTATGCAGCATCCGGAATTGGCTGGTATGGAAGCTGAGGATTATGAGGCTTTTATTAAGTCTCCTTTTGATGTTATCTTAGAAAAGATTTTGCCGACTTTGTTTCCTGCACTTGATACAGATCCTGTAACAAGATCGGTTAACATGGCAAAAGGCATTGTTGCATATCGGGAAGAACAAACGGTAATGAAAAAGATTAAAAGTGATGCAATCGCAAAATATGGCTATTTAAAACCGCCCGCTAACTCTGACAGCGGTGGTGTTAAGTGTCCCTTTGATTTCCTGGCGGATTTTATAAGAGGTTTTGGAAATATACTGACTGATGTCAGGCGATACCCTGAGCAAGTGCTTGAAGCCTGCGATGCGGTTTTGCAGCTTCTTATTAAAAAAGCTACCCCATCAAAGCCTCATTATTTAGGTACGACTTCCATTACAACCCACATGCCGGGCTTTATGCGGACAAAGGATTTTGAAAAATTTTATTACCCTACTTTCAAAAAGATGGTAGAAACCTTTGTGGAATCTGGTATGGGTGTAAGAATTTTCTGCGAAGGTGACTGGATGCGTTATCTGGATCATCTGAGGGATTTACCGGAAAATGTAAGGCTGCGTTTTGAATACGGAGATCCTAAAATCATTAAGGAAAAATTAGGAGATAAACAGATCATATCGGGATTATATCCTATATCCATACTGCAAATTGGAACTAAAGAAGAGGTCATTGAAAAGGCAAAAGAATATGTTGATATTCTGGCTCCTGGCGGCCGTTACTATTTTGAATTTGATAAGAGTGCTATTACCTGTCAAGGCAATATGCGTGAAAATATAATAGCATTATCAGACTATTTACGTGACAATGCTACATATTAAAAGGAGGGGAAGCTTATGAACAGTAAATACTTAAAGACATGGGAACAGATTGTTGAAGAAAATAACGATACGGATGAAAGAAATATTGCAGCCATGAAAGATAAGATGCTGAAATCCGAAGATATTATTTTCCAGTTTGTCATGAATCTATTGTTGTAAAAATGAGATCTTCTATATAAATAAGGCAGTTTAAGGAGGAATAAAGTAATGGATTTAAAAACCTTAACACAATCAGTGGGAGAGCTGGACGAAGAAAAGGTTCTTGAAATGATCAATGACTTTGTGGCTGCAAAACCTTCGGAAGAAGAAGCCCAAAAGGTTGTTGCAGCTTGCCAGAGCGGCATGTCGATTGTAGGTGACCTCTATGAAAAAGGCGAATACTTTGTAGGTGATCTCATATTTGCAGGAGAGCTTTTAACTAGTGCTATCAACACATTAAAGCCTGTATTGGGAACTGATAATAGTTCAAGTGTAGTTACAATAGTACTTGGAACAGTTGCCGGCGACCTGCACGATATAGGCAAGAACATATTCAAAAGCATGGCTGAGGCAGCAGGTTTTACAGTTGTAGACCTTGGCATCGACCAGCCATCAAGTTCATTTGTTGAAAAAGTTAAAGAAGTAAAACCTGTAGTAGTTGGAATGAGCGGTGTATTAACGCTGGCACTGGAAGCTATGAAGGATACGGTTGATGCATTAAAGGAAGCAGGATTAAGGGACAGTGTAAAAATAATCATAGGCGGAAACCCTGTAACTAAAGAAGCTTGTGTTCAGATAGGCGCAGATGCCTTCACAACTAATGCTGCAGAAGGTGTAAAGATATGCCAGGGTTGGGTTAAATAGCCTATTGGATAAAGTAAAAAAGTCACCATAATAATCATTTCATATATACACTCGGATAAAACTGCTGATATAGTATTTATCGGCAGTTTTATTCTATAAAGATTGCTGTGCCGTAATAATAAAATTAACTTAAGGAGGAATAAAACATGATAGTAATTGGAGAAAAAATTAACGGGACAATACCAAGTGTAAAGAAAGCAATTGAAGAAAAAAATGAAGAATTTATCCGCAATCTTGCTATTATGCAGGCTGAGGCAGGAGCTGACTATATCGATGTTTGTGCCAGCACAGTGCCGGAACTTGAAGTGGCAACTCTCAAATGGATGATGGATATTATACAGAATGCTGTAGATAAACCCCTATGTATTGACAGCCCTAACCCAAGAATGATAGAAAAGGTTTTTAAGTATGCCAAAAAACCCGGTATAATAAATTCTGTATCAGAAGAAGGAGATAAATGTGAAGTAATATTTCCTCTGATGAAGGGAACAGGATGGCAGGTTATAGCATTGACATGTGATAATAAGGGAATTCCATCCGATGTCGGAACAAGGGTTGATATAACAAAGAGGATAGTAGAAAAGGCAGCCAAATATGATATTGCACCGGACAGGATTCACGTAGATCCACTCGTAATGGCGATGTCAGCAGATAATAAATCATTGCCAAGTTTTGTAGAAGCTCTTACAAAAATCAAAGAATTATATCCAACGATTAAGATTACATCGGGATTAAGCAATATATCCTTCGGTATGCCGTTAAGGAGAGTTATAAACCAGCATTTTTTAACCATAGCAATGTTTGTTGGAATGGATTCAGCAATTATGGATCCTGTTAACCGTGATTTGTATACTTCACTTATAACAACTAAGGCATTAATGGGGCAGGACAGGCTGTGCAGGAACTTTACCAATGCATACCGTAAGAACAAGATAGGGCCAATAAAAAATGATTAAAAATATGCTTTAGTTTTAGAAAAGTTATTTGTCTAACATAACACTACCTCCTTTGTGTTGTTTAGATCAGGCTGTTGATCATGAACGTGATATCAACAGCTTGAAATTTTTTATGGAGG containing:
- a CDS encoding GntR family transcriptional regulator, producing MSGLLEIYQKIGARKKISTSIYLTIAQAIITGILSPEQKIDDINIAQELDVSQNSVREALKLLEFDHYLKFSKGKGYVVENVTLEDIIKINEMLNVLSSASIELINIHDHISSIMLSESLNREQETTNHELDRKFHMTLALCTKNNEVMKAMRNAFDRLMWGINVLQLNDLSSIIIEDHGKIVEYFINNKNASKEILSDIMIKHYNLHLEDIFAKNRE
- a CDS encoding uroporphyrinogen decarboxylase family protein yields the protein MVNNAEKLQKERYDLFDKLYTGQIPKRVPLGHYVYNPFAIQFAGYDLFESQWDTAGLLSKACDEFCSQVFTDIVPVASTIIPYPYQVLASRSYKMSKTGFMQHPELAGMEAEDYEAFIKSPFDVILEKILPTLFPALDTDPVTRSVNMAKGIVAYREEQTVMKKIKSDAIAKYGYLKPPANSDSGGVKCPFDFLADFIRGFGNILTDVRRYPEQVLEACDAVLQLLIKKATPSKPHYLGTTSITTHMPGFMRTKDFEKFYYPTFKKMVETFVESGMGVRIFCEGDWMRYLDHLRDLPENVRLRFEYGDPKIIKEKLGDKQIISGLYPISILQIGTKEEVIEKAKEYVDILAPGGRYYFEFDKSAITCQGNMRENIIALSDYLRDNATY
- a CDS encoding cobalamin B12-binding domain-containing protein → MDLKTLTQSVGELDEEKVLEMINDFVAAKPSEEEAQKVVAACQSGMSIVGDLYEKGEYFVGDLIFAGELLTSAINTLKPVLGTDNSSSVVTIVLGTVAGDLHDIGKNIFKSMAEAAGFTVVDLGIDQPSSSFVEKVKEVKPVVVGMSGVLTLALEAMKDTVDALKEAGLRDSVKIIIGGNPVTKEACVQIGADAFTTNAAEGVKICQGWVK
- a CDS encoding methyltetrahydrofolate cobalamin methyltransferase — encoded protein: MIVIGEKINGTIPSVKKAIEEKNEEFIRNLAIMQAEAGADYIDVCASTVPELEVATLKWMMDIIQNAVDKPLCIDSPNPRMIEKVFKYAKKPGIINSVSEEGDKCEVIFPLMKGTGWQVIALTCDNKGIPSDVGTRVDITKRIVEKAAKYDIAPDRIHVDPLVMAMSADNKSLPSFVEALTKIKELYPTIKITSGLSNISFGMPLRRVINQHFLTIAMFVGMDSAIMDPVNRDLYTSLITTKALMGQDRLCRNFTNAYRKNKIGPIKND